A stretch of Paraburkholderia phenazinium DNA encodes these proteins:
- a CDS encoding peptide synthetase, giving the protein MTQATPLLFDFAPFAGKSEQYVELIKQFAAAQSFRSATVDELLLDDDYHRRPLRPEDFEFLKFAKPVRQHNVSRLPSLAANRTLLSIYELGIARLPRSAEAAEWQHFSGFYRDDVQVRGAQLAPFLESYAFEYLAQDQGIETDAAAAAGRLARIVDDETAFWSGTLERLMRNDYLEEGLRFIMVQRWALAPSKRRALAKAAASGLFDMLPAELRPTLEGDLPDDALLQRVAGACGVTRQQHAYWQFYLPTSMAKCNLLYALGRRPDRAFALVGAAFAAQAEWLAFGLALERACAHLQPAGRRRGDAAERKTELVARFTQALQSIERQFGAAAFTQAVQGVAAAERLAERARWDLGEQLLWLSSIRRYVDFAHRISTRIDAECPGIDRETFVEPHEMCSTTHVHNDHRLVTIQDGEMLFWGNVGMQLKMNEGDMVLIPDGRLHGSTVVSGECTYHQPIIPDDWVQALVTELDAKAEA; this is encoded by the coding sequence ATGACGCAAGCTACGCCGTTGCTATTCGACTTTGCGCCGTTCGCCGGCAAAAGCGAACAGTACGTAGAGCTGATCAAGCAGTTCGCCGCCGCCCAATCGTTTCGCAGCGCCACCGTCGACGAGTTGCTACTCGATGACGACTACCACCGGCGTCCGTTGCGCCCCGAAGACTTCGAGTTCCTCAAGTTCGCCAAGCCGGTCCGTCAACATAACGTGAGCCGTCTGCCGTCGCTGGCTGCAAACCGTACGCTGCTATCGATCTATGAGCTAGGCATCGCGCGCCTGCCGCGCAGCGCAGAGGCGGCGGAGTGGCAACATTTCAGCGGGTTCTATCGTGACGACGTCCAGGTGCGTGGCGCACAACTCGCGCCGTTCCTCGAGTCGTATGCATTTGAATATCTCGCTCAGGACCAGGGCATCGAAACGGATGCCGCCGCGGCGGCGGGACGCCTTGCGCGGATTGTCGACGACGAAACCGCATTCTGGAGCGGGACACTCGAGCGCCTGATGCGCAACGATTATCTCGAGGAAGGGTTGCGCTTCATCATGGTCCAGCGCTGGGCGCTGGCGCCGTCGAAGCGCCGCGCGTTGGCGAAGGCTGCCGCAAGCGGCCTGTTCGATATGCTCCCTGCCGAGTTGCGTCCGACGCTCGAAGGCGATCTTCCTGACGACGCTTTGCTGCAACGTGTAGCCGGTGCGTGTGGTGTCACTCGCCAGCAACATGCGTACTGGCAGTTCTACCTGCCCACCAGCATGGCGAAGTGCAATCTGCTGTACGCGCTGGGACGCCGGCCGGATCGCGCGTTCGCACTCGTCGGCGCCGCCTTCGCGGCGCAAGCCGAGTGGCTCGCTTTCGGTCTCGCACTCGAGCGCGCTTGTGCGCATCTGCAGCCTGCCGGACGCCGTCGCGGCGACGCAGCTGAGCGAAAGACCGAACTGGTGGCGCGCTTCACGCAGGCGTTGCAGAGCATCGAGCGCCAGTTCGGCGCCGCTGCCTTCACGCAGGCTGTGCAAGGCGTCGCGGCTGCCGAGCGTCTCGCCGAGCGGGCCCGTTGGGATCTTGGCGAACAACTGCTGTGGCTTTCGTCGATTCGCCGCTACGTCGATTTCGCGCATCGCATCAGCACGCGTATCGATGCGGAATGCCCCGGCATCGACCGTGAGACCTTCGTCGAGCCGCATGAGATGTGCTCGACCACGCACGTTCACAACGACCATCGTCTCGTGACCATTCAGGATGGCGAAATGCTTTTCTGGGGCAACGTCGGCATGCAGCTCAAGATGAACGAGGGCGACATGGTGCTGATCCCCGATGGACGCCTGCATGGCTCGACCGTCGTCTCCGGCGAGTGCACCTATCATCAGCCGATCATCCCCGACGATTGGGTGCAGGCGCTGGTCACCGAACTGGACGCGAAGGCCGAGGCCTGA
- a CDS encoding YqcI/YcgG family protein, whose protein sequence is MDAVQFAEPPAPNPHEDALPSEGFDPGDWKSRIIAGRATGAAANPPAWLDASYGTMCGHVMDPAYPCFFGTMAEKRGEMFYSYVNGRDIRDLPATMQTFAELVSLPQYRKNNIAVFFEPDREPLTHAAYHDLFWSILQHLHDVDPHPHADAQPDPSHEDWEFSFAGVETFVVCACPSFRQRHSRNLGPGMVLLFQPRSVFVDTITNKVIGREARNQVRKRIETWDTIPAHPDLGFYGDPGNLEWKQYFLDDTNLPADDRCPFLKRQREKAAAHALADVAWRRTSAPD, encoded by the coding sequence ATGGATGCCGTGCAGTTCGCCGAACCGCCTGCGCCAAACCCACACGAAGACGCGCTGCCCAGCGAAGGATTCGATCCCGGCGACTGGAAAAGCCGGATCATCGCAGGACGCGCGACTGGCGCGGCAGCGAATCCGCCCGCATGGCTGGATGCGTCGTATGGCACGATGTGCGGGCATGTGATGGACCCGGCGTATCCGTGCTTCTTCGGCACGATGGCCGAGAAACGCGGCGAAATGTTCTATTCGTATGTGAACGGCAGGGACATTCGCGATTTGCCCGCAACGATGCAAACGTTCGCCGAGCTCGTCTCGCTGCCGCAATATCGCAAGAACAACATTGCAGTGTTCTTCGAACCCGATCGCGAGCCGCTTACGCACGCGGCGTATCACGACTTGTTCTGGAGCATTCTGCAGCACCTGCACGACGTTGACCCCCATCCGCATGCCGATGCCCAGCCGGACCCGTCGCACGAAGACTGGGAGTTTTCGTTTGCCGGCGTGGAGACCTTCGTGGTTTGCGCGTGCCCGTCGTTCCGGCAGAGACATAGTCGCAATCTTGGACCCGGCATGGTGCTGCTGTTTCAGCCACGCAGCGTGTTCGTCGACACCATTACCAACAAGGTGATCGGGCGTGAGGCGCGCAATCAGGTGCGCAAACGCATCGAAACTTGGGACACGATTCCCGCACACCCCGACCTCGGCTTTTACGGCGACCCAGGCAATCTGGAATGGAAGCAATACTTCCTCGACGACACCAACTTGCCCGCCGACGATCGTTGTCCATTTCTCAAGCGTCAACGCGAGAAGGCTGCAGCCCACGCGCTTGCCGATGTGGCATGGCGCAGAACATCGGCACCCGACTGA
- a CDS encoding TonB-dependent siderophore receptor: MDHSRSKRRAKARLFQSRLTPVAISLIAMWAGHARAQSTPASTTGDSSVLPAVTVTSDSDATTEDSGSYRARNATVAGGVAQPLQEIPASVSVVTRQRMDDQNMTQIQDALLYVTGVEALNYGDGTAYYRSRGNYLGVEFDGVSVVSGLQYQTQFDLAMYDRIEVFRGPEGVMTGAADPTDAGGTVNLVRKRPQNTFHLETETQIDSFGAVRQMVDVTGPLNKDGSLRGRAVIVGSDGLQSVDGVREKKFMVYGALDYDFNPRTTLSLSAAYEVNPVSGFDYGIGETASGTRLPSSYSQNFSPSWNYSYTSLAETNLNLTHRFENDWQSSTTVFYRHELQSTNYAYSGPGVTDDGLSAYGDQRQRITYDWFGADTHVSGPINLFGQTHTLTVGANYSLQNETTKSGFVSLTGPFADGDYNVFDADSVPSVNVPFTYGSNIRTEEYGVYAQARIHLAKPLTLVLGARETFFNEESQTILPSVSDWSTEARMNGKFLPSAALVYDIVPWLSAYVSYSKIFEPQTATTYTGAALPPATGDQYETGLKGTFLNGRLGATAALFRINTNNVAITDPDNPTGSIAGGAARDQGFEFEVTGEPLPNWNVYAGYTLLNESFTNQTANYSDGTDPKHLFKLWTSYRLSQGLLKGVTVGGGMLAQSEITRGVEQGGYAIFNAQVGYRINKHVDTSLTLNNMFNREYYVRPPGTYFSQFGDRRNLMLTVRTDF; the protein is encoded by the coding sequence ATGGACCATAGCCGTAGTAAGCGGCGAGCCAAAGCTCGCTTGTTCCAGTCCCGGCTGACGCCGGTGGCGATTTCGCTGATTGCGATGTGGGCCGGGCACGCCCGGGCGCAATCGACGCCAGCAAGCACGACAGGCGACAGCAGTGTGCTGCCGGCCGTTACGGTGACGAGCGACAGCGATGCCACCACCGAGGACAGCGGCTCCTACCGGGCCCGCAACGCGACGGTCGCGGGCGGTGTAGCACAACCGCTGCAGGAGATTCCGGCCTCGGTCTCGGTGGTAACGCGTCAGCGCATGGACGACCAGAACATGACGCAGATTCAGGATGCGCTGCTCTATGTCACGGGCGTCGAAGCGTTGAATTACGGCGATGGCACGGCCTATTACAGGTCGCGCGGCAATTACCTTGGTGTCGAATTCGACGGCGTGTCGGTTGTCAGCGGGTTGCAGTATCAGACCCAGTTCGATCTGGCCATGTACGACCGCATCGAAGTGTTCCGCGGTCCGGAAGGTGTGATGACGGGTGCAGCCGATCCGACCGATGCCGGCGGTACGGTCAACCTCGTGCGCAAACGTCCGCAGAACACGTTCCATCTGGAAACCGAGACGCAGATCGACTCGTTCGGCGCTGTGCGCCAGATGGTCGACGTGACCGGGCCGCTCAACAAGGACGGCTCGTTGCGTGGCCGCGCGGTGATTGTGGGCAGCGATGGACTGCAATCGGTCGACGGCGTGCGCGAAAAAAAGTTCATGGTGTACGGCGCGCTCGACTACGACTTCAATCCGCGCACGACGCTGTCGTTGTCGGCGGCCTATGAGGTCAATCCGGTGTCGGGCTTCGACTATGGTATCGGCGAAACGGCCTCCGGCACGCGGCTGCCGAGTTCGTACTCGCAAAACTTCAGCCCGAGCTGGAATTACAGCTATACGTCGCTGGCGGAAACCAATCTCAACCTGACGCACCGCTTCGAGAACGACTGGCAGTCGTCGACCACGGTCTTCTATCGCCATGAACTGCAGTCGACAAATTACGCCTATTCCGGCCCGGGCGTCACCGACGACGGCCTCTCGGCCTACGGCGATCAGCGGCAGCGCATTACCTACGACTGGTTCGGCGCCGATACCCATGTGTCGGGCCCGATCAATCTGTTCGGCCAGACTCATACGCTGACCGTCGGGGCAAACTACTCGCTGCAGAACGAGACTACGAAGTCCGGCTTTGTCTCCCTCACGGGGCCATTCGCTGACGGCGACTACAACGTCTTCGATGCGGACTCGGTGCCGAGCGTCAACGTGCCGTTCACGTATGGTTCCAACATCCGGACCGAGGAATACGGGGTCTACGCACAGGCCAGGATTCATCTCGCCAAGCCGCTGACACTCGTGCTCGGTGCGCGCGAAACGTTCTTCAATGAAGAGTCGCAGACCATCTTGCCGAGCGTATCCGACTGGAGCACGGAAGCGCGGATGAATGGCAAGTTCCTGCCGTCGGCGGCACTCGTCTATGACATCGTTCCCTGGTTGAGCGCATATGTCAGCTATTCGAAGATTTTCGAGCCGCAGACGGCGACCACTTATACGGGTGCGGCGTTGCCGCCAGCAACGGGTGACCAGTACGAAACCGGCCTGAAAGGCACGTTCCTGAACGGACGCCTTGGTGCGACGGCCGCTCTGTTCCGCATCAACACCAACAACGTCGCGATCACGGACCCCGACAATCCGACGGGTTCGATCGCCGGCGGCGCGGCGCGTGACCAGGGCTTCGAGTTCGAAGTCACCGGGGAGCCGCTGCCGAACTGGAATGTGTATGCGGGCTACACCCTGCTGAACGAAAGCTTTACGAACCAGACGGCCAATTACTCGGACGGCACGGACCCGAAACATCTGTTCAAGCTGTGGACGAGCTACCGCCTCTCGCAAGGACTCCTGAAGGGTGTGACGGTGGGCGGCGGGATGCTGGCTCAAAGCGAGATTACCCGTGGTGTAGAGCAGGGCGGCTATGCGATCTTCAATGCGCAGGTGGGCTATCGCATCAACAAGCACGTGGATACCTCGCTGACGCTGAACAACATGTTCAATCGCGAGTACTACGTGCGTCCGCCCGGAACGTACTTTAGCCAGTTCGGGGACCGGCGCAACCTGATGTTGACGGTGCGCACAGATTTCTAA